Part of the Oncorhynchus mykiss isolate Arlee chromosome 12, USDA_OmykA_1.1, whole genome shotgun sequence genome, AAGTCAATGATTTGCCACtctatttctatgcatttaatcctatccAAAAGACGAAATCCCGATAGATAACTTCAGAAAAACTATGcccactttctgaccacttctaccatgGGAAAGTATGGAACGTTTCATTAAAATTAAAAGTAAAACCACCCCATAGGCCATAAGGTCCCAATTCttctgaaaatatatataaaagttATTTTTATTTGCTATCCTTCTCTCCAGACCACCAGCAGCTTTCTCTCCTGGTCTCTGAAGAGGGTCCCCCTAAGCAGCAATGTGGGCAGGAGCGGAGCCCCAGTCTGGGGCAAGAGGACCCAGAGACCAAACAGATTAAAGAGGAACATGAGGATGTCTGGACAGGTCAGAGGGGAGAGCAGCTTAAAGAGCTGAAGTCTGATACCAAAGAGTTCATATTTACTCCTACCACTGTGGAAAATCAGGAACCATCTCAGCCCTCACATTTTTTCCAAATCCAAATTGTGGATTCACCCACCAACATAACTGAAGTGATGAAAACAGAACCTGATGTAGACTGCTACAGTGTAAAAGATAAAACACTTACTTGTCATATTTGTGGCAAATGTTTCAAATGTAACTGGGATTATAAAAGGCATATAAAGACCCATACATGGGAGAAACCTTTTCGCTGTAATGACTGCGACAAATTCTATCGTCAGATCGGACATCTAAAGCGGCATATGAGGAAGGTGCATATGGTTTCTCCCAACCGGGAGAAACCATACAGGTGTCATGTTTGTGGCAAATGGTTCAATTGGGAATCTTCTTTGAAAAGGCATATGAGGACccatacaggagagaaaccttatttCTGCACTGTATGTGGGAAATGCTACGGTCATATTGGACATCTGCGAGTGCATATGAGGAATCACACAGGGGAAAGACCATATAGATGTTCTTTGTGCAAAAAAGGCTTTACCACATCATTCCAGTTAAAACAACATAAAAACAAAACCAGATCGTGTGGTTTTGCTCATAATGGTCTGATTTGAATCTAGGCCTAAGCCATAATGTTTGCACTGTGGCTATGAATGTGGGATATAGTTTGAACTGAattaatggatttattgtgggaCTAATGTGTATGGCCTAAAATACtttgggacaaacacacacacacacacacacacaggttattttACTGCCTCTATGAAGTTGTCTCGGAGTTGCTCTAACCGTTATTGCATGAGATAATGTTATTTGGGTTACCCCCTGTGCTGTGTTCACATTGGTGTGTCTTATCCATcctctctactggctatctggcaaacatgctacactctaggcagtctcttctgctgatgtgtgtgtctgctagtggtactctctctcctactcttttCATATTGGCAGTGTAAAtacctacctgccgccccaacaacATTTTATTTGTTTGGTATTGACTGGACCTTATGTCTAATGGTTCTTCTTGGCAATTTTTGTTCACATCTGTACTCAGAATGTATATTTGGATGAATTTCCTTTATTACAATTCAAATGTTTGATATGTTGAATTGAGCAAATATGCACATaataaataacacaatatatTTAATGTCTTGAGTTTTATTCATACATTTCTAAACAAATGACAATCTATATCCTAACAAAGATCCAAAACAGTTAGAGTTAGTCCAAAACTAGAGGTATCACCCCTAACTTTCCTGCATGAATCATCATAAAATTCCATGAAGTCATCATATAATATTAGTGTGTCATTTTATTGACACTGATCAATCTAGTTTACTATGCAGGATACTGTTGGCTGTATACCTTCTCCAACCGGATTGTCATACtttcggaggtttacatacacttacttaggttggagtcattaaaacttgtttttcaaccactccacacatttcttgttaacaaactatagttttggcaagtcggttaggacgtctactttgtgcatgacagaagtcagttttccaacaattgtttacagacagattatttcacttataattcactgtatcacaattccagtgggtcagaagtttacatacactaagatgactatGCCttaaaacagtttggaaaattccagaaaattatgtcatggcttttgaagcttttgataggctgattgacatattttgagtcaattggaggtgtacctgtggatgtatttcaaggcctaacttcaaactaagtgcctatttgcttgacatcacagGAAAATCATAAGaactcagccaagacctccacaagtctggtccatccttgggagcaatttccaaatgcctgaaggtaccatgttcatctgcacaaacaatagtaggcaagtataaacaccatgggaccacgcagctgtcatatcgctcaggaaggagacgtgttctgtctcctagagatgaatgtactttggttgctaaaggtgcaaatcaatcccagaacaacagcaaaggaccttgtgaagatgctggaggaaatgggtacagaagtatctatatccacagtaaaacaagtcccatATCGGCATAACtggaaaggctgctcagcaaggaagaagccactgctccaaaaccgccataaaaaagcctgactacagtttgcaactgcacatggggacaaatattgtactttttggagaaatgtcttctggtctgatgaaacaaaactataactgtttggccataatgaccattgttatatttggaggaaaagggggaggcttgcaaacctgCAATTGACAGGTTTGTACCTTTGTAcctaagttgtagaaacatctcaagaatgagtaatggaaacaggatgcatctgagctcaattttgtgtctcatagcaagggtctgaatacctatgtaaataaggtatttcgttttttttatttttaacaattgcttaaaaaaaatatatatatattttcactttgtcattttttatttaacctttatttaactaggcaagtcagttaagaacaaattcctatttataatgatggcctaccccggccaaacctggacgatgctgggccaaattgtgcgctgccctacgggactcccaatcacggccagtaacgcctcttgcactgggatgcagtgtcttagaccactgcgtcattatagggcattgtgtgtagattgaggaggaaaaatttgtatttaatcaatttttagatcaaagctgtaacgtaacaaaatgtggaaaaagtcaaggggtgtgaatactttccgaatgcactgtatgcattCATACCTGCATTCATGTTTATTCCAACACTTTTTAATTCTGACAGATAAGGCAGTGTTGTCTAGTGCAATTCAGTGTACTTTTCCCATCAATATGGAGCAAATGTTCATGAGCCTCAGTTGGTTGACATTGACAATTGGTCTCATCAGCATTTGCAATCTGTATTTGATTTACATTGTGCCCTAATCTTGCGTTAGCTTCTTCCATGACAGCTGTCCTTTTTGAATGGCAAAACAAATGCTAATTTGTCTGGTCTTGAGCAATCGTCTTCTTCTAAGTTTCAGCAATTGGGAAAGTGCACATCTGTGATACGAAAAGTGAACGAAGACATTTCTGATAAGTGGGTGTAACTATAATGCAGTTAGTACCAGATccaaacaagcatctttctggatAGATCTGTAACAATATTCAATCGTGCCATAATGTTCTACCAGCTGAATATACTGACtgcaaatacactgctcaaaaaaataaagatctgaatgaatgaaatattattattaaatacttttttctttacatagttgaatgtgctgacaacaaaatcacacaaaaatgatcaatggaaatcaaatttttcaacccatggaggtcaggatttggagtcacactcaaaatgaaagtggaaaaccacactacaggctgatccaactttgatgtaatgtccttaaaacaagtcaaaatgaggctcagtagtgtgtgtggcctccacgtgcctttatgacctccctacaacgcctgggcatgttcctgatgaggtggcggatggtctcctgagtgatcttctcccagacctggactaaagcatccgccaactcctggacagtttgttggtggatggagtgagacatgatgtctcAGATGTGTTCAAttgaattcaggtctggggaacgggcgggcaagtccatagcatcaatgccttcctcttgcaggaactgctgacacactccagccacatgaggtctagtattgtcttgcattaggaggaacccagggccaaccgcaccagcatatggtctcgcaaggggtctgaggatctcatctcggtacctaatggcagtcaggctacctctggcgagcacatggagggctgtgcggccccccaaagaaatgccaccccacaccatgactgacccaccgccaaaccggtcatgctggaggatgctgCAGGCAGTAGAAccttctccacggcatctccagattgtcacgtctgtcacgtgctcagtgtgaacctgctttcatctgtaaagagcacatagcgccagtggcaaatttgccaatcttggtgttgcttagtggtgttgcagactctgggacctttcagaacaggtgtattgctactgaga contains:
- the LOC110537707 gene encoding oocyte zinc finger protein XlCOF8.4 isoform X1; the encoded protein is MSKLQLLNVFLTKRLTAAAVEIYVEVEKTITEYENEISSSKEEIKRLRRLLDLVFNPEIKLHRADHQQLSLLVSEEGPPKQQCGQERSPSLGQEDPETKQIKEEHEDVWTGQRGEQLKELKSDTKEFIFTPTTVENQEPSQPSHFFQIQIVDSPTNITEVMKTEPDVDCYSVKDKTLTCHICGKCFKCNWDYKRHIKTHTWEKPFRCNDCDKFYRQIGHLKRHMRKVHMVSPNREKPYRCHVCGKWFNWESSLKRHMRTHTGEKPYFCTVCGKCYGHIGHLRVHMRNHTGERPYRCSLCKKGFTTSFQLKQHKNKTRSCGFAHNGLI